A genome region from Streptomyces sp. S4.7 includes the following:
- a CDS encoding geranylgeranyl reductase family protein produces the protein MPCDSKGHRSDQEQKHIVSSENADAGSEPASGPGTGPEAGHEGEHDRSVWDVVVVGAGPAGASAAYAAAVAGRRVLLLEKAELPRYKTCGGGIIGPSRDALPPGFELPLRDRVHAVTFSMNGRLARTRRSRRMLFGLINRPEFDASLVEHAQKAGAVLRTGASVSRVQQHGPAVPDRRTVAVVLADGETILARAVVGADGSAGRIGAHVGVKLDQVDLGLELEIPVPPTVAEDWAGRVLIDWGPLPGSYGWVFPKGDTLTVGVISARGDGAATKRYLEDFVAKQGLAGFEPAVSSGHLTRCRSDDSPLSRGRVLVCGDAAGLLEPWTREGISFALRSGRLAGEWAVRIAEAHDAVDARRQALNYAFAIKAGLGVEMSVGRRMLSVFERRPGLLHALITGFRPAWKAFADITRGVTSLGGLVRTHPLARRALDVLDRQQAGAARSTEKGGREPAREDEERDKDRKDGAVTP, from the coding sequence ATGCCGTGCGACAGCAAGGGCCACCGGTCGGATCAGGAGCAGAAGCACATCGTGAGCAGCGAGAACGCAGACGCCGGAAGTGAACCTGCAAGCGGGCCCGGGACTGGTCCCGAGGCCGGTCACGAGGGTGAGCACGACCGGTCGGTGTGGGATGTCGTCGTGGTCGGCGCGGGTCCGGCGGGAGCGTCCGCGGCCTACGCGGCGGCTGTCGCGGGCCGTCGGGTGCTGCTGCTGGAGAAGGCGGAGTTGCCCCGGTACAAGACCTGCGGCGGTGGCATCATCGGCCCCTCGCGCGACGCCCTGCCGCCCGGCTTCGAACTGCCCCTGCGCGACCGGGTGCACGCGGTCACGTTCTCGATGAACGGCCGGCTGGCGCGGACCCGCCGCTCCCGGCGCATGCTCTTCGGGCTCATCAACAGGCCCGAGTTCGACGCGAGTCTGGTGGAGCACGCCCAGAAGGCGGGCGCCGTGCTCCGTACGGGCGCCTCGGTCTCACGGGTCCAGCAGCACGGCCCGGCCGTGCCCGACCGCCGTACGGTCGCCGTGGTCCTCGCCGACGGCGAGACGATCCTGGCGCGCGCGGTCGTCGGCGCCGACGGCAGTGCGGGCCGGATAGGCGCTCATGTCGGGGTGAAGCTCGACCAGGTCGACCTCGGCCTGGAGCTGGAGATCCCGGTGCCCCCGACGGTCGCCGAGGACTGGGCCGGACGGGTGCTCATCGACTGGGGCCCGCTGCCGGGGAGTTACGGCTGGGTGTTCCCCAAGGGCGACACCCTCACGGTCGGTGTCATCTCCGCGCGCGGTGACGGCGCCGCGACGAAGCGCTATCTGGAGGACTTCGTCGCCAAGCAGGGGCTCGCCGGGTTCGAGCCCGCGGTCTCGTCGGGCCATCTGACGCGCTGCCGCAGCGACGACTCGCCCCTCTCGCGCGGCCGGGTGCTGGTGTGCGGCGACGCGGCGGGCCTGCTGGAGCCGTGGACCAGGGAAGGGATCTCCTTCGCGCTGCGCTCGGGCCGGCTGGCGGGGGAGTGGGCGGTACGGATCGCGGAGGCGCACGACGCGGTGGACGCCCGCCGCCAGGCGCTGAACTACGCCTTCGCGATCAAGGCGGGTCTCGGGGTGGAGATGAGCGTCGGCCGGCGGATGCTCTCCGTCTTCGAGCGCAGGCCCGGTCTGCTGCACGCGTTGATCACCGGTTTCCGCCCGGCCTGGAAGGCGTTCGCGGACATCACGCGCGGCGTGACGTCCCTGGGCGGTCTCGTACGGACCCATCCGCTGGCGCGGCGTGCGCTGGACGTGCTCGACCGCCAGCAGGCGGGCGCCGCGCGGAGCACGGAGAAGGGCGGTCGGGAGCCGGCGCGGGAGGACGAGGAGCGGGACAAGGACCGGAAGGACGGCGCGGTCACCCCGTAG
- a CDS encoding dipeptidase gives MPVSPIAETVTSLMPRARAELAELVAFRSVADPAQFPREECEAAAAWVADALRAEGFEDVAALDTPDGSQSVYGFLPGPEGAPTVLLYAHYDVQPPLEESAWVTPPFELTERDGRWYGRGAADCKGGFVMHLLALRALKAAGGVPVAVKMIVEGSEEQGTGGLERYAEEHPRLLAADTIVIGDTGNFRVGLPTVTATLRGMTMLRVQVDTLEGNLHSGQFGGAAPDALAALIQLLASLRAQDGSTTVDGLAADADWDGLDYPEADFRKDAKVLDGVGLIGRGTVADRVWARPAVTVIGIDCPPVVGATPSVQASARAQISLRVPPGQDAVEATKLLTAHLRAHTPWGARVAVEQVGQGQPFRADTSSPAYTSMAEAMRVAYPGEEMQTAGMGGSIPLCNTLAALYPAAEILLIGLSEPEAQIHAVNESVSPGELERLSVAEAHFLVNYARSKRG, from the coding sequence ATGCCCGTCAGTCCGATCGCCGAAACCGTCACTTCGCTGATGCCGCGCGCACGGGCGGAACTCGCGGAACTGGTGGCCTTCCGGTCGGTGGCGGATCCCGCGCAGTTCCCCCGCGAGGAGTGCGAGGCCGCCGCGGCGTGGGTGGCGGACGCGCTGCGCGCCGAGGGCTTCGAGGACGTCGCGGCGCTGGACACCCCGGACGGCAGCCAGTCCGTGTACGGCTTCCTGCCCGGTCCCGAAGGGGCCCCGACCGTGCTGCTGTACGCGCACTACGACGTCCAGCCGCCGCTCGAGGAGAGCGCGTGGGTCACGCCGCCGTTCGAGCTGACGGAGCGCGACGGCCGCTGGTACGGACGCGGGGCGGCCGACTGCAAGGGCGGCTTCGTGATGCATCTGCTCGCGCTGCGCGCCCTCAAGGCCGCCGGCGGCGTGCCCGTCGCCGTCAAGATGATCGTGGAGGGCTCGGAGGAGCAGGGCACGGGCGGTCTGGAGCGGTACGCCGAGGAGCACCCTCGGTTGCTGGCCGCCGACACGATCGTCATCGGTGACACCGGCAACTTCCGGGTCGGGCTGCCGACGGTCACGGCGACGCTGCGCGGCATGACGATGCTGCGCGTCCAGGTCGACACCCTCGAAGGCAACCTGCATTCGGGGCAGTTCGGCGGCGCCGCGCCGGACGCCCTCGCCGCGCTCATCCAGCTGCTCGCCTCGCTGCGGGCGCAGGACGGCTCGACGACCGTGGACGGTCTGGCGGCCGACGCCGACTGGGACGGACTCGACTACCCCGAGGCCGACTTCCGCAAGGACGCCAAGGTGCTGGACGGTGTGGGGCTGATCGGCCGGGGCACGGTCGCCGACCGGGTCTGGGCCAGGCCCGCGGTCACCGTCATCGGCATCGACTGCCCGCCGGTGGTCGGCGCGACGCCGTCGGTGCAGGCGAGCGCCCGCGCGCAGATCAGTCTGCGGGTGCCACCGGGGCAGGACGCCGTCGAGGCGACGAAGCTGCTCACCGCGCACCTTCGGGCGCACACGCCCTGGGGCGCGCGGGTGGCGGTCGAACAGGTCGGGCAGGGCCAGCCGTTCCGCGCGGACACCTCCAGCCCCGCGTACACCTCGATGGCCGAGGCGATGCGCGTCGCCTATCCGGGCGAGGAGATGCAGACCGCCGGGATGGGCGGCTCCATCCCGCTCTGCAACACGCTGGCGGCGCTGTACCCGGCCGCGGAGATACTGCTGATCGGCCTGAGCGAGCCGGAGGCGCAGATCCACGCGGTCAACGAGAGCGTGTCGCCGGGGGAGTTGGAGCGCCTGTCGGTGGCCGAGGCGCACTTCCTGGTCAACTACGCGCGGTCGAAGCGGGGTTAG
- a CDS encoding MBL fold metallo-hydrolase has product MDLVAISPRLHMLRFPIGQAYLWQDENELTLVDSGHVYAGPDIEYAIRDLGLTPGNLRRIVLTHCHRDHVGAAQELAGRYGAEIMAHRLEAPVIRGEWPVPDPLLLDWEIPLYERGLTVPPAPPTRVDRELEDGDELPFGDGARVVHVPGHTYGSIAVHLPYHGVLFTGDAVAAAERRVMLGVFNVNRESAKRSMIRLAALGPSTVCFGHGDPLVTDATTDAASVLRVSADRDTGLQIEYGPPLPGA; this is encoded by the coding sequence ATGGATCTCGTTGCGATCAGTCCACGGCTGCATATGCTCCGTTTCCCCATCGGTCAGGCGTACTTGTGGCAGGACGAGAACGAGCTGACTCTCGTCGACTCCGGTCACGTCTACGCGGGTCCGGACATCGAATACGCCATCCGCGATCTTGGTCTCACCCCCGGGAACCTGCGCCGCATCGTCCTCACCCACTGCCACCGCGACCATGTGGGCGCGGCGCAGGAGCTGGCGGGGCGGTACGGCGCCGAGATCATGGCGCACCGGCTGGAGGCGCCCGTCATCCGCGGCGAGTGGCCCGTGCCCGACCCGCTGCTCCTCGACTGGGAGATCCCCCTGTACGAGCGCGGGCTGACCGTGCCGCCCGCGCCGCCCACGCGGGTGGACCGCGAGCTGGAGGACGGCGACGAGCTGCCCTTCGGCGACGGCGCCCGGGTGGTGCACGTACCGGGACACACGTACGGGTCCATCGCCGTCCATCTGCCTTACCACGGCGTGCTGTTCACCGGTGACGCCGTGGCCGCCGCCGAACGCCGGGTGATGCTGGGCGTGTTCAACGTCAACCGCGAGAGCGCCAAGCGGTCCATGATCCGGTTGGCCGCCCTCGGTCCGTCGACCGTCTGTTTCGGCCACGGCGATCCGCTCGTCACCGACGCCACCACGGACGCGGCGTCCGTGCTGCGCGTGTCAGCCGACCGGGACACCGGCCTCCAGATTGAGTACGGTCCGCCGCTCCCGGGCGCGTAG
- a CDS encoding NUDIX hydrolase, with amino-acid sequence MIVWINGAFGAGKTSTARELIDMIPNSTLYDPGVIGAGLRELLPQKRLAEVSDYQDLPIWRRLVVDTAAALLDDAGGVLVVPMTLLRQEYRDEIFGGLASRRIPVRHVLLAPDETILRRRIAGRASGTEAADDPARTERGRQWAYEHIEPYAAALGWLTADALVVDTGGLTPAQSAAVVADAVSAGSAGLCEIVQTPEPTAETVAAGVLLFDERDRVLLVDPTYKPGWEFPGGVVERGEAPARAGMREVTEEIGIELDRVPRLLVVDWEPPRPPGFGGLRLIFDGGRLPDHDVERLLLPGSELRGWRFVTEDEAVSLLPPARYERLRWALRARERRTVLNLEAGVPVG; translated from the coding sequence GTGATCGTCTGGATCAACGGTGCGTTCGGAGCGGGCAAGACCAGTACGGCGCGCGAGCTGATCGACATGATCCCGAACAGCACCCTGTACGACCCCGGAGTGATCGGTGCCGGGCTGCGGGAGCTGCTCCCGCAGAAGAGACTCGCCGAGGTGAGCGACTATCAGGACCTGCCCATCTGGCGCCGGCTGGTCGTGGACACGGCCGCCGCGCTGCTCGACGACGCGGGCGGGGTGCTCGTCGTCCCGATGACACTGCTCCGGCAGGAGTACCGGGACGAGATCTTCGGCGGTCTGGCGTCCCGTCGCATTCCCGTGCGGCATGTGCTGCTGGCGCCGGACGAAACGATTTTGCGCAGGCGAATAGCGGGCCGGGCGAGCGGCACCGAGGCCGCCGACGACCCGGCGAGGACCGAACGCGGCCGGCAGTGGGCGTACGAGCACATCGAGCCGTACGCCGCCGCGCTCGGCTGGCTCACGGCCGACGCGCTGGTCGTCGACACCGGAGGACTCACACCGGCGCAGAGCGCGGCGGTCGTCGCCGACGCCGTCAGCGCGGGCTCGGCGGGACTCTGCGAGATCGTGCAGACACCCGAGCCGACGGCCGAGACCGTCGCGGCGGGGGTGCTCCTCTTCGACGAGCGGGACCGGGTGCTGCTCGTCGATCCCACCTACAAGCCGGGCTGGGAGTTCCCCGGCGGTGTGGTCGAGCGTGGCGAGGCGCCCGCCCGTGCCGGGATGCGCGAGGTCACCGAGGAGATCGGGATCGAACTCGACCGGGTCCCCAGACTGCTGGTGGTCGACTGGGAGCCGCCGAGACCGCCCGGCTTCGGCGGACTGCGGCTGATCTTCGACGGCGGCCGGCTGCCGGACCACGACGTCGAGCGGCTGCTGCTGCCGGGGTCGGAGCTGCGCGGCTGGCGATTCGTCACCGAGGACGAGGCGGTGTCACTGCTGCCGCCCGCCCGCTACGAGCGGCTGCGCTGGGCCCTACGCGCCCGGGAGCGGCGGACCGTACTCAATCTGGAGGCCGGTGTCCCGGTCGGCTGA
- a CDS encoding ROK family protein, with translation MRNDLVAALDIGGTKIAGALVDGEGRILVQARRPTPATEDGESVMRAVTEVLAEVGASPLWTRAAALGIGSAGPVDAAAGTVSPVNVPGWRAFPLVERVRRATGGLPVTLVGDGVAMTAAEHWQGAARGYDNALCMVVSTGVGGGLVLGGKLHPGPSGNSGHIGHISVDLDGDLCPCGGRGCVERIASGPNIARRALEGGWLPGPDGDNSAAAVAAAARTGDAVAIASFERAAQALAAGIAATATLVEIGIAVVGGGVANAGDVLFVPLRRALREYATLSFVRNLTVAPALTGTNAGLVGAAAAAALGRGPSAQREASTAMSAPTTL, from the coding sequence ATGCGTAACGACCTCGTAGCCGCTCTCGACATCGGCGGTACCAAAATCGCCGGGGCGTTGGTGGACGGTGAGGGGAGAATCCTCGTACAGGCCCGTCGGCCGACCCCGGCGACCGAGGACGGCGAGTCGGTGATGCGCGCGGTCACGGAGGTGCTGGCGGAGGTCGGCGCCTCGCCGCTGTGGACGCGCGCGGCGGCCCTCGGCATCGGCAGCGCGGGTCCCGTCGACGCGGCGGCCGGCACCGTCAGCCCGGTGAACGTTCCCGGGTGGCGCGCCTTCCCGCTGGTGGAGCGGGTCCGGCGGGCCACCGGAGGCCTGCCGGTGACGCTCGTCGGCGACGGGGTCGCCATGACGGCTGCCGAACACTGGCAGGGCGCGGCCCGCGGTTACGACAACGCCCTGTGCATGGTGGTCTCCACCGGCGTCGGCGGCGGTCTGGTGCTCGGCGGCAAGCTCCACCCCGGACCCTCGGGCAACTCAGGCCATATCGGCCACATCAGCGTCGACCTCGACGGTGACCTCTGCCCGTGCGGCGGGCGCGGCTGTGTCGAGCGCATCGCGAGCGGCCCCAACATCGCCCGGCGCGCCCTGGAAGGCGGCTGGCTGCCCGGACCGGACGGTGACAACTCGGCGGCGGCGGTCGCGGCGGCGGCCCGTACCGGCGACGCGGTCGCCATCGCCTCGTTCGAGCGCGCCGCGCAGGCGCTGGCCGCGGGGATCGCCGCGACGGCGACGCTCGTGGAGATCGGCATCGCGGTCGTCGGCGGGGGAGTGGCGAACGCGGGCGACGTGCTCTTCGTGCCGCTGCGCAGGGCGTTGCGCGAGTACGCGACGCTGTCGTTCGTCCGGAACCTCACCGTGGCACCGGCGTTGACCGGGACGAACGCGGGTCTGGTGGGCGCCGCGGCGGCCGCCGCGCTGGGCCGTGGGCCCTCCGCGCAGAGAGAGGCGAGCACGGCGATGAGCGCTCCGACGACGTTGTGA
- a CDS encoding LacI family DNA-binding transcriptional regulator, whose product MADTARHPEPRYGNRPTMKDVAARAGVGLKTVSRVVNAEPGVTPDTERRVQEAIDALGFRRNDSARVLRKGRTASIGLVLEDLADPFYGPLNRAIEEVARAHGALLINGSSAEDPDREQELVLALCARRVDGLIIIPAGHDHRYLEPEIKAGVATVFVDRPAGRIEADAVLSDSFGGARSGTAHLVAHGHRRIGFIGDQPRIHTAVERLGGYRAAMAEAGLPVEESWVSLGTTVPDRVHEAVVSMLKAPEPVTAILTGNNRVTVTVVRALAARERPVALVGFDDIELADLLDPGVTVIAQDAATLGRTAAERLFRRLDGAAEAPGQVVVPTRLIARGSGELPPPSDRA is encoded by the coding sequence GTGGCCGACACCGCCCGTCACCCCGAGCCCCGCTACGGTAATCGGCCCACCATGAAGGACGTGGCAGCCCGTGCCGGTGTGGGCCTCAAGACGGTGTCCCGCGTGGTCAACGCGGAGCCGGGCGTGACCCCCGACACCGAGCGCCGCGTCCAGGAGGCCATCGACGCGCTGGGCTTCCGCCGCAACGACTCGGCGCGGGTGCTGCGCAAGGGCCGTACCGCCAGCATCGGGCTGGTGCTCGAAGACCTCGCCGACCCGTTCTACGGCCCGCTGAACCGTGCGATCGAAGAGGTCGCGCGCGCCCACGGCGCGCTGCTGATCAACGGGTCGAGCGCCGAGGACCCGGACCGCGAGCAGGAGTTGGTGCTCGCGCTGTGCGCGCGTCGTGTGGACGGGCTGATCATCATTCCCGCGGGTCATGACCACCGCTACCTGGAGCCGGAGATCAAGGCCGGGGTCGCGACGGTCTTCGTGGACCGTCCCGCCGGCCGGATCGAGGCGGACGCGGTGCTCTCCGACAGCTTCGGCGGCGCGCGTTCGGGCACCGCCCATCTGGTCGCCCACGGCCACCGGCGGATCGGTTTCATCGGCGACCAGCCCCGGATCCACACGGCGGTCGAGCGGCTGGGCGGTTACCGCGCGGCGATGGCCGAGGCCGGTCTGCCGGTGGAGGAGTCCTGGGTGTCGCTGGGCACGACCGTTCCCGATCGGGTCCACGAGGCCGTCGTCTCGATGCTCAAGGCCCCGGAGCCGGTCACGGCGATCCTCACCGGCAACAACCGCGTGACGGTGACGGTCGTACGGGCGCTGGCCGCGCGCGAGCGGCCCGTCGCCCTGGTCGGCTTCGACGACATCGAACTGGCCGACCTGCTGGACCCCGGGGTCACGGTCATCGCGCAGGACGCGGCCACCCTGGGGCGTACGGCGGCGGAGCGGCTGTTCCGCAGACTGGACGGGGCTGCCGAGGCACCCGGCCAGGTGGTGGTGCCCACCAGGCTGATCGCACGCGGCTCGGGCGAACTGCCGCCGCCGTCGGACAGGGCGTAG
- a CDS encoding aldolase/citrate lyase family protein, which yields MGQGQQEKVATSLADAVGASIGAALAPVDAELARRYPGDPGTRQPVHTVYVPADVFDTGTVRSWGDRALAALDEHAPDAASLARALGISDELAAPVYERVRAKLEREPVEDLRIDFEDGYGPRSDEEEDTAAARAARLVHAAYGDGTAAPYTGIRMKCLEAPVRDRAIRTLDIFLSGLMEAGGLPEGLVLTLPKVTYPEQVTAMVRLAEEFEKARGLKHGRIGFEIQIETSQSILAADGTATVARMIVAADGRATGLHYGTFDYSACVGVSAAYQSSDHPAADHAKAVMQVAAAGTGVRVCDGSTNVLPVGPTSQVHEAWRLHYGLTRRALARAYYQGWDMHPGHLPTRYAAVYAFYREGLEPAAARLAAYVARAGGDVMDEPATAKALSGYLLRGLDCGALDGDEVTRLTGLTRAELGSYAAPRRADLTVSAP from the coding sequence ATGGGTCAGGGCCAGCAGGAGAAGGTGGCGACGAGCCTCGCGGACGCGGTCGGGGCGAGCATCGGCGCCGCACTCGCACCGGTCGACGCCGAACTCGCCCGCCGCTACCCGGGAGACCCCGGCACCCGCCAGCCCGTCCACACCGTCTACGTCCCCGCCGACGTCTTCGACACGGGCACCGTCCGCTCCTGGGGGGACCGGGCCCTCGCCGCGCTCGACGAACACGCCCCCGACGCGGCCTCGCTGGCCCGCGCCCTCGGCATCTCCGACGAACTGGCGGCGCCGGTGTACGAGCGGGTGCGGGCCAAGCTGGAGCGCGAGCCCGTCGAAGACCTGCGGATCGACTTCGAGGACGGCTACGGCCCGCGCTCCGACGAGGAGGAGGACACCGCCGCCGCCCGCGCCGCGCGCCTCGTCCACGCGGCGTACGGCGACGGCACCGCCGCTCCCTACACGGGCATCCGGATGAAGTGCCTGGAGGCCCCCGTACGGGACCGGGCCATCCGCACCCTCGACATCTTCCTCAGCGGGCTGATGGAGGCCGGCGGGCTCCCCGAGGGGCTCGTCCTCACGCTGCCCAAGGTCACCTACCCCGAACAGGTCACCGCGATGGTGCGGCTGGCGGAGGAGTTCGAGAAGGCGCGGGGGCTGAAGCACGGCCGGATCGGCTTCGAGATCCAGATCGAGACCAGCCAGTCCATCCTCGCCGCCGACGGCACCGCCACCGTGGCCCGCATGATCGTCGCGGCGGACGGCCGCGCCACCGGACTGCACTACGGCACCTTCGACTACAGCGCCTGCGTCGGCGTCAGCGCCGCCTACCAGTCGAGCGACCACCCGGCCGCCGACCACGCCAAGGCCGTCATGCAGGTCGCCGCCGCCGGCACCGGCGTACGGGTCTGCGACGGCTCGACCAACGTGCTGCCCGTCGGCCCCACCAGCCAGGTCCACGAGGCCTGGCGGCTCCACTACGGGCTCACCCGCCGCGCCCTGGCACGCGCCTACTACCAGGGCTGGGACATGCACCCCGGCCATCTGCCCACGCGCTACGCGGCCGTCTACGCCTTCTACCGCGAGGGTCTGGAGCCGGCCGCCGCGCGACTCGCGGCGTACGTGGCGAGGGCCGGCGGCGACGTGATGGACGAGCCCGCCACCGCGAAGGCGCTCAGCGGCTATCTGCTGCGCGGACTGGACTGCGGAGCCCTGGACGGCGACGAGGTCACCCGGCTGACCGGGCTCACCCGCGCCGAACTGGGGAGCTACGCCGCCCCACGCCGCGCGGACCTCACGGTCTCGGCGCCCTGA
- a CDS encoding electron transfer flavoprotein subunit alpha/FixB family protein encodes MAEVLVYVDHVDGAVRKPTLELLTLARRLGDPVAVALGAGAADTAAKLAEHGAVKVLTADAPEFADYLVVPKVDALQAAYESVSPAAVLVPSSAEGKEIAARLAVRIGSGLITDAIDLQAGDGGPVATQSVFAAAYTTNSRVTKGTPVITVKPNAAPVEPAAAAGTVETLSVTFGEAATGTKVVGRTPRESTGRPELTEAAIVVSGGRGVNGAENFAIIEALADSLGAAVGASRAAVDAGWYPHSNQVGQTGKSVSPQLYIASGISGAIQHRAGMQTSKTIVAINKDAEAPIFDLVDYGVVGDLFQVVPQLTEAIKARKG; translated from the coding sequence ATGGCTGAAGTCCTCGTCTATGTCGATCATGTGGACGGTGCCGTCCGCAAGCCCACCCTGGAGCTGCTGACGCTGGCCCGTCGTCTCGGTGACCCTGTCGCCGTCGCGCTCGGCGCGGGCGCCGCGGACACCGCCGCCAAGCTGGCGGAGCACGGAGCGGTGAAGGTGCTGACCGCCGACGCCCCCGAGTTCGCCGACTACCTCGTCGTCCCGAAGGTCGACGCGCTCCAGGCCGCGTACGAGAGCGTGTCCCCGGCCGCCGTGCTCGTCCCCTCCTCCGCCGAGGGCAAGGAGATCGCCGCCCGCCTCGCCGTGCGCATCGGCTCGGGCCTGATCACCGACGCGATCGATCTCCAGGCCGGTGACGGGGGTCCGGTGGCGACACAGTCCGTGTTCGCCGCCGCGTACACCACCAACTCCCGTGTCACCAAGGGCACCCCGGTCATCACGGTGAAGCCCAACGCGGCCCCCGTCGAGCCGGCCGCGGCCGCGGGCACCGTCGAGACGCTGTCCGTCACCTTCGGCGAAGCGGCCACCGGCACCAAGGTCGTCGGCCGCACCCCGCGCGAGTCCACGGGGCGCCCGGAGCTGACCGAGGCCGCGATCGTCGTCTCGGGCGGCCGCGGCGTCAACGGCGCCGAGAACTTCGCGATCATCGAGGCGCTCGCCGACTCCCTCGGCGCGGCCGTGGGCGCCTCGCGCGCCGCCGTCGACGCCGGCTGGTACCCGCACTCCAACCAGGTCGGCCAGACCGGCAAGTCGGTCTCCCCGCAGCTGTACATCGCCTCCGGCATCTCGGGCGCGATCCAGCACCGTGCGGGCATGCAGACGTCGAAGACGATCGTCGCGATCAACAAGGACGCCGAGGCGCCCATCTTCGACCTCGTCGACTACGGCGTCGTCGGCGACCTCTTCCAGGTCGTCCCCCAGCTCACCGAGGCCATCAAGGCGCGCAAGGGCTGA
- a CDS encoding electron transfer flavoprotein subunit beta/FixA family protein, giving the protein MSLRIVVCVKYVPDATGDRHFADDLTLDRDDVDGLLSELDEYAVEQALQIAGDHTGDDAEVTVLTVGPEDAKDALRKALSMGADKAVHVEDDDLHGTDALGTSLVLAKAIEKTGYDLVICGMASTDGTMGVLPAMLSERLGVPQVTLLSEVSVDGGTVKGRRDGDAATVRLEASLPAVVSVTDQSGEARYPSFKGIMAAKKKPVESLDLEDLDIEAGDVGLEGAWTAVDSATERPARTAGTIVNDEGKGGDELAEFLVSQKFI; this is encoded by the coding sequence GTGAGCTTGAGGATCGTTGTCTGTGTGAAGTACGTGCCCGACGCCACGGGCGACCGGCATTTCGCCGATGACCTGACGCTGGACCGTGACGATGTGGACGGTCTGCTGTCCGAGCTGGACGAGTACGCGGTCGAGCAGGCGCTCCAGATCGCCGGGGACCACACCGGTGACGACGCGGAGGTCACCGTCCTGACGGTGGGCCCCGAGGACGCCAAGGACGCGCTGCGCAAGGCGCTGTCGATGGGCGCGGACAAGGCGGTCCACGTCGAGGACGACGATCTGCACGGCACGGACGCCCTCGGCACCTCGCTGGTCCTCGCGAAGGCGATCGAGAAGACCGGCTACGACCTGGTGATCTGCGGAATGGCCTCCACCGACGGCACGATGGGCGTACTGCCCGCGATGCTCTCGGAGCGCCTGGGCGTACCGCAGGTAACGCTGCTGTCCGAGGTGTCGGTCGACGGCGGCACGGTCAAGGGCCGCCGCGACGGCGACGCGGCGACGGTCCGGCTCGAAGCGTCCCTGCCGGCCGTCGTGTCGGTGACGGACCAGTCGGGCGAGGCCCGCTACCCCTCGTTCAAGGGGATCATGGCGGCGAAGAAGAAGCCGGTGGAGTCGCTGGACCTGGAGGACCTGGACATCGAGGCCGGGGACGTCGGCCTCGAAGGCGCGTGGACGGCGGTCGACTCGGCCACGGAGCGCCCTGCCCGTACGGCGGGCACGATCGTCAACGACGAGGGCAAGGGCGGCGACGAGCTGGCCGAGTTCCTCGTGAGCCAGAAGTTCATCTGA
- a CDS encoding thioredoxin family protein — MVCGAVLAAASLFGMLHRRTNGRLKVRGRDGERRLGAAELGAELGERATLVQFSSAFCQPCRATRRTLAEVTGMVDGVAHVELDAEGRLELVRELGILRTPTVLVLDAAGRIVRRAAGAPRRADVIAALGVAVPDTTPGD, encoded by the coding sequence ATGGTGTGCGGGGCGGTGCTCGCGGCGGCGAGCCTGTTCGGCATGCTGCACCGCCGTACGAACGGGAGGCTCAAAGTGCGCGGGCGTGACGGCGAAAGGCGGCTCGGCGCCGCCGAGTTGGGCGCGGAGTTGGGGGAGCGCGCCACGCTCGTCCAGTTCTCCAGCGCGTTCTGCCAGCCCTGCCGAGCGACCAGGCGCACGCTCGCCGAGGTGACCGGCATGGTCGACGGCGTCGCCCATGTGGAGCTCGACGCCGAGGGCCGGCTGGAGCTGGTACGTGAGTTGGGCATCCTCAGGACACCGACCGTGCTCGTCCTCGACGCGGCAGGCCGGATCGTCCGCCGGGCCGCGGGGGCGCCGCGCAGGGCCGATGTGATCGCCGCGCTGGGCGTGGCCGTGCCGGACACGACGCCCGGCGACTGA
- a CDS encoding DUF4395 domain-containing protein — protein MNIDVRGPRFGAALTTLVLAVVPVTGSGALLGWQALCYAVGALAGVGRSPYGWLFRTAVRPRLGPPTEFESPQPPRFAQAVGLVFAVAGLVGHLRGPPWLALAATACALAAAFLNAAFAYCLGCEMYLPLRRTARAPR, from the coding sequence ATGAACATTGATGTCAGGGGCCCTCGCTTCGGCGCGGCCCTCACCACCCTCGTCCTGGCCGTGGTTCCCGTCACCGGGAGCGGTGCGCTTCTCGGCTGGCAGGCCCTGTGCTACGCGGTGGGCGCGCTGGCCGGTGTGGGGCGCTCGCCGTACGGATGGCTGTTCCGCACCGCCGTACGGCCGAGGCTCGGACCGCCCACGGAGTTCGAGTCCCCGCAGCCGCCGCGCTTCGCGCAGGCCGTCGGACTCGTCTTCGCCGTGGCCGGGTTGGTGGGCCATCTCCGGGGTCCGCCCTGGCTGGCCCTGGCCGCCACGGCCTGCGCGTTGGCCGCCGCCTTCCTCAACGCCGCCTTCGCCTACTGCCTCGGCTGCGAGATGTACCTGCCGCTGCGCCGTACGGCCCGCGCCCCGCGTTGA